One Rosa chinensis cultivar Old Blush chromosome 3, RchiOBHm-V2, whole genome shotgun sequence DNA window includes the following coding sequences:
- the LOC112195109 gene encoding protein C2-DOMAIN ABA-RELATED 4 — MEHLLGLLRIRVQRGTNLAVRDVRSSDPYVVIKMGKQKLKTRVVKKSTNPEWNEDLTLSISDSSLPIHIAVYDKDTFSLDDKMGDAEFEIGPFLEAIRMRLEGVANGTVASRVQPSRENCLAEESSIIYSDGRIIQNMTVRLRNVESGEVELQLQWIDIPGSRGL; from the exons ATGGAGCATCTGTTGGGCCTTCTTAGAATCCGTGTGCAGAGAGGAACAAACCTTGCTGTTAGAGATGTCAGAAGCAGTGATCCTTACGTTGTCATCAAAATGGGCAAGCAG AAATTGAAGACTCGTGTGGTGAAGAAGAGCACCAATCCCGAGTGGAACGAAGATTTAACTCTTTCAATTTCAGATTCAAGTCTTCCAATCCATATT GCTGTGTATGACAAAGACACATTTAGTCTTGATGACAAGATGGGGGATGCTGAATTCGAAATCGGTCCATTTCTTGAAGCCATACGGATGCGCTTGGAAGGCGTGGCAAATGGAACGGTAGCTTCAAGAGTACAACCAAGCAGGGAAAACTGCCTTGCTGAAGAGAGCTCCATCATCTATAGTGATGGCCGTATTATCCAGAACATGACTGTCAGACTCAGAAATGTGGAGAGTGGGGAAGTGGAACTCCAGTTACAATGGATTGATATTCCTGGCTCTCGGGGTTTGTAG
- the LOC112195391 gene encoding uncharacterized protein LOC112195391 isoform X1 — protein sequence MASSVLVGIRKLLAGTSIPTSQSSYRPFSTLAVDGRASATKDLRRLSSMVPLQPIYGHSGDLTFRKIRDTSLQAVCCFYSANDFRYRYAPPIIQRLVHQFPPVKAFHFVIEDDNDEDLSDDFTMTVLNISSLPMFHFYQNGEKVEELAGDFIRRFKTVLEKLYNPQKVGTKAQENVMREGIVGGRNKEEQMIGLMD from the exons ATGGCCTCGAGCGTTTTGGTTGGCATTCGTAAGCTGCTTGCTGGAACTTCAATCCCAACCTCCCAATCATCGTACAGACCCTTCTCCACTTTAGCCGTCGATGGCCGAGCTTCTGCAACCAAGGATTTGAGGCGCCTCTCCTCAATGGTTCCATTGCAACCCATTTACGGACATTCAGGGGATTTGACATTCCGTAAAATTCGAG ATACATCTTTGCAAGCAGTCTGCTGCTTCTATAGCGCGAATGACTTTA GGTATAGGTACGCACCTCCAATCATTCAAAGGCTAGTGCACCAATTCCCTCCTGTAAAAGCATTTCATTTTGTCATTGAAGACGACAATGATGAG GATTTATCTGATGATTTCACAATGACAGTGTTGAACATTTCAAGTCTG CCAATGTTTCATTTCTATCAAAATGGGGAAAAGGTAGAGGAGCTAGCTGGTGATTTTATCAGGCGcttcaagacagttcttgaaAAACTTTACAA CCCTCAAAAAGTTGGCACAAAAGCCCAGGAAAATGTGATGCGTGAAGGCATTGTTGGAGGAAGGAACAAGGAGGAACAAATGATTGGCCTCATGGACTAA
- the LOC112195391 gene encoding uncharacterized protein LOC112195391 isoform X4, producing MASSVLVGIRKLLAGTSIPTSQSSYRPFSTLAVDGRASATKDLRRLSSMVPLQPIYGHSGDLTFRKIRGYRYAPPIIQRLVHQFPPVKAFHFVIEDDNDEPMFHFYQNGEKVEELAGDFIRRFKTVLEKLYNPQKVGTKAQENVMREGIVGGRNKEEQMIGLMD from the exons ATGGCCTCGAGCGTTTTGGTTGGCATTCGTAAGCTGCTTGCTGGAACTTCAATCCCAACCTCCCAATCATCGTACAGACCCTTCTCCACTTTAGCCGTCGATGGCCGAGCTTCTGCAACCAAGGATTTGAGGCGCCTCTCCTCAATGGTTCCATTGCAACCCATTTACGGACATTCAGGGGATTTGACATTCCGTAAAATTCGAG GGTATAGGTACGCACCTCCAATCATTCAAAGGCTAGTGCACCAATTCCCTCCTGTAAAAGCATTTCATTTTGTCATTGAAGACGACAATGATGAG CCAATGTTTCATTTCTATCAAAATGGGGAAAAGGTAGAGGAGCTAGCTGGTGATTTTATCAGGCGcttcaagacagttcttgaaAAACTTTACAA CCCTCAAAAAGTTGGCACAAAAGCCCAGGAAAATGTGATGCGTGAAGGCATTGTTGGAGGAAGGAACAAGGAGGAACAAATGATTGGCCTCATGGACTAA
- the LOC112195391 gene encoding uncharacterized protein LOC112195391 isoform X3 has translation MASSVLVGIRKLLAGTSIPTSQSSYRPFSTLAVDGRASATKDLRRLSSMVPLQPIYGHSGDLTFRKIRGYRYAPPIIQRLVHQFPPVKAFHFVIEDDNDEDLSDDFTMTVLNISSLPMFHFYQNGEKVEELAGDFIRRFKTVLEKLYNPQKVGTKAQENVMREGIVGGRNKEEQMIGLMD, from the exons ATGGCCTCGAGCGTTTTGGTTGGCATTCGTAAGCTGCTTGCTGGAACTTCAATCCCAACCTCCCAATCATCGTACAGACCCTTCTCCACTTTAGCCGTCGATGGCCGAGCTTCTGCAACCAAGGATTTGAGGCGCCTCTCCTCAATGGTTCCATTGCAACCCATTTACGGACATTCAGGGGATTTGACATTCCGTAAAATTCGAG GGTATAGGTACGCACCTCCAATCATTCAAAGGCTAGTGCACCAATTCCCTCCTGTAAAAGCATTTCATTTTGTCATTGAAGACGACAATGATGAG GATTTATCTGATGATTTCACAATGACAGTGTTGAACATTTCAAGTCTG CCAATGTTTCATTTCTATCAAAATGGGGAAAAGGTAGAGGAGCTAGCTGGTGATTTTATCAGGCGcttcaagacagttcttgaaAAACTTTACAA CCCTCAAAAAGTTGGCACAAAAGCCCAGGAAAATGTGATGCGTGAAGGCATTGTTGGAGGAAGGAACAAGGAGGAACAAATGATTGGCCTCATGGACTAA
- the LOC112195426 gene encoding protein C2-DOMAIN ABA-RELATED 1 → MENLLGLLRIHIQRGVNLAVRDMRSSDPYLIVRMGKQKLKTRVVKKSVNPEWNEQLTLSIADPSLPILVSVYDKDTFSFDDKMGDAEFEIGPFIKALKMGFQGLEDGAIISKVQANKQNCLAEESCIIYSEGKLVQNMVLRLRNVECGEVELQLQWIDVPSSRGL, encoded by the exons ATGGAGAAcctgttgggtctgttgagaaTTCATATCCAAAGAGGAGTGAACCTTGCCGTCAGAGACATGAGAAGCAGCGACCCTTATCTCATTGTCAGAATGGGCAAGCAG AAGCTAAAGACTCGTGTAGTGAAGAAGAGCGTGAATCCAGAGTGGAATGAACAATTGACTCTTTCAATTGCTGATCCAAGTCTTCCGATCCTGGTCTCTGTGTATGACAAGGATACATTTAGTTTTGATGACAAAATGGGGGATGCAGAGTTTGAGATTGGTCCATTCATTAAAGCCTTGAAGATGGGTTTCCAAGGCCTTGAAGATGGAGCCATAATTTCTAAAGTGCAGGCAAACAAGCAAAATTGTCTAGCTGAAGAGAGCTGCATTATTTACTCCGAAGGCAAACTTGTACAGAACATGGTTCTCAGACTCAGAAATGTGGAGTGCGGGGAAGTGGAACTCCAATTGCAGTGGATTGATGTACCTAGTTCTAGGGGTCTATAG
- the LOC112195391 gene encoding uncharacterized protein LOC112195391 isoform X2, producing the protein MASSVLVGIRKLLAGTSIPTSQSSYRPFSTLAVDGRASATKDLRRLSSMVPLQPIYGHSGDLTFRKIRDTSLQAVCCFYSANDFRYRYAPPIIQRLVHQFPPVKAFHFVIEDDNDEPMFHFYQNGEKVEELAGDFIRRFKTVLEKLYNPQKVGTKAQENVMREGIVGGRNKEEQMIGLMD; encoded by the exons ATGGCCTCGAGCGTTTTGGTTGGCATTCGTAAGCTGCTTGCTGGAACTTCAATCCCAACCTCCCAATCATCGTACAGACCCTTCTCCACTTTAGCCGTCGATGGCCGAGCTTCTGCAACCAAGGATTTGAGGCGCCTCTCCTCAATGGTTCCATTGCAACCCATTTACGGACATTCAGGGGATTTGACATTCCGTAAAATTCGAG ATACATCTTTGCAAGCAGTCTGCTGCTTCTATAGCGCGAATGACTTTA GGTATAGGTACGCACCTCCAATCATTCAAAGGCTAGTGCACCAATTCCCTCCTGTAAAAGCATTTCATTTTGTCATTGAAGACGACAATGATGAG CCAATGTTTCATTTCTATCAAAATGGGGAAAAGGTAGAGGAGCTAGCTGGTGATTTTATCAGGCGcttcaagacagttcttgaaAAACTTTACAA CCCTCAAAAAGTTGGCACAAAAGCCCAGGAAAATGTGATGCGTGAAGGCATTGTTGGAGGAAGGAACAAGGAGGAACAAATGATTGGCCTCATGGACTAA